The Geothrix sp. genome window below encodes:
- a CDS encoding aspartate:alanine exchanger family transporter, with product MIEQVLFFFAHNPLLMLFAVVALGYPISKIRIAGASFGIASILFAGIALGALVMAPGLDAGLKKDISKEMKLVYELGLAVFVYAMGLSISHSFWAAFSREGMKKNAVVFLVMLASTGFVVLLARLLGFNARYAAGLLTGSFTNMPALAGVIERVKTMAGVGPVELAQPTVASAIAYPIGVLVPMLIILISSKVFRVNLQEEADGLKDYQTGHQKLEVWTLRVTKPEAESLTKREIRAAGRFHVVFGRVLRKAELLLPGPEFRLKLDDLVTVVGSPDDLVQVEALIGERSHVELDRDQSALDATRVFVSRWDVVGVPLGKLDLVNKHQAIITRVRRGDLWFVPDGDTVLELGDRVRVTTRRDNIEAIEEFFGDSYRALSEVSFLTFAMGLAAGLALGQLPIPLGHGIVFKLGFAGGPLAVALILGRFHRIGPLVWNFPYSANHTIRQFGLVLFAAGIGVISGEGFRAIMSKDASVLPLFLGAAFLVCLVADSLTMLLGYKVFRIPLNIMFGIVAGTHTQPVVLGYANHHTGNDLPNVGFATVYPLATILKIVLAQVLLALIP from the coding sequence ATGATCGAGCAGGTTCTCTTCTTCTTCGCACACAACCCGCTGTTGATGCTGTTCGCGGTGGTGGCGCTGGGCTACCCCATCAGCAAGATCCGCATCGCCGGGGCCTCCTTCGGCATCGCCAGCATCCTCTTCGCGGGGATCGCCCTGGGCGCGCTGGTGATGGCGCCAGGCCTGGATGCCGGGCTGAAGAAGGACATCTCCAAGGAGATGAAGCTGGTCTACGAACTGGGTCTGGCGGTGTTCGTCTACGCCATGGGCCTCTCCATCTCCCACAGCTTCTGGGCCGCCTTCAGCCGCGAAGGCATGAAGAAGAACGCGGTGGTCTTCCTGGTGATGCTGGCCTCCACGGGCTTCGTGGTGCTGCTCGCCCGTCTGCTGGGCTTCAACGCCCGCTACGCCGCGGGCCTGCTCACGGGCAGCTTCACCAACATGCCGGCTCTGGCGGGCGTCATCGAGCGCGTGAAGACCATGGCGGGCGTGGGACCCGTGGAACTCGCCCAGCCCACTGTGGCCTCCGCCATCGCCTACCCCATCGGCGTGCTGGTGCCCATGCTGATCATCCTCATCAGTTCAAAGGTGTTCCGCGTAAATCTGCAGGAGGAGGCCGATGGCCTCAAGGACTACCAGACCGGGCATCAGAAGCTGGAGGTCTGGACGCTGCGGGTGACGAAGCCCGAGGCCGAATCCCTGACCAAGCGCGAGATTCGCGCGGCGGGCCGCTTCCATGTGGTCTTCGGCCGGGTGCTGCGCAAAGCGGAGTTGCTGCTGCCGGGGCCCGAATTCCGGCTGAAGCTGGATGACCTGGTGACGGTCGTGGGATCGCCGGATGACCTCGTCCAGGTGGAGGCCCTCATCGGCGAGCGCAGCCATGTGGAGCTGGACCGCGACCAGAGCGCCCTCGACGCCACGCGGGTGTTCGTGTCGCGCTGGGATGTGGTGGGCGTCCCCCTCGGGAAGCTCGACCTCGTGAACAAGCACCAGGCCATCATCACCCGCGTCCGCCGGGGCGACCTCTGGTTCGTGCCGGATGGCGACACGGTGCTGGAACTGGGTGACCGCGTGCGGGTGACCACGCGCCGGGACAACATCGAGGCCATCGAGGAGTTCTTTGGCGACAGCTACCGGGCCCTCAGCGAGGTGAGTTTCCTCACCTTCGCCATGGGGCTGGCCGCCGGTCTCGCCCTGGGCCAGCTGCCCATCCCCCTGGGCCACGGCATCGTCTTCAAGCTGGGATTCGCGGGCGGCCCCCTGGCCGTGGCGCTGATCCTCGGCCGGTTCCATCGCATCGGGCCCCTGGTCTGGAATTTCCCCTACAGTGCCAACCACACCATCCGGCAGTTCGGCCTGGTGCTGTTCGCCGCGGGCATCGGCGTGATCTCCGGCGAGGGCTTCCGGGCCATCATGTCGAAGGACGCCTCGGTGCTCCCCCTCTTCCTGGGAGCGGCCTTCCTGGTCTGCCTCGTGGCGGATTCCCTGACGATGCTGCTGGGCTACAAGGTGTTCCGCATCCCGCTCAATATCATGTTCGGCATCGTGGCGGGCACCCACACCCAGCCGGTGGTGCTGGGCTACGCGAACCATCACACGGGCAACGACCTGCCCAATGTGGGTTTTGCGACGGTCTATCCCCTGGCCACGATCCTCAAGATCGTCCTGGCCCAGGTGCTGCTGGCGCTGATTCCCTGA
- a CDS encoding nucleotide pyrophosphatase/phosphodiesterase family protein: MRVSTVLAVAFSAALQAAPPVLMLSADGLGANQFSARTMPGLWALSEQGRRGEGLPPFPATTFNGHVSLATGCWPEHHGVVANGYLDPATKALVPTASRTEDVQREPLWVAATRSGVRTAVFQWVGATGPWEGVSPWRLETFRAGRPDSEALAFSEAALKDGAGLVMTYLSGTDEEGHLQGPHSAEAEAKLKRMDEELAPWLRRMQVEHPGLRVIVAADHGMAPMRRRIHLPTLLDGIGSELITHGGSAYIYLQNPKDAPRALARLRRAGLQAWTRDRVPTRYHLSGNPRVGDLVVLAKEGQWLSKARSSREEQDERHGRHGAHAYTSETPAMHTWLIVLGAGRGSLGPVPLWDLAPTVASWLDIRWARRPDGKAVPSLVK, translated from the coding sequence ATGCGCGTTTCCACCGTCCTTGCCGTCGCCTTCTCCGCCGCCCTGCAGGCCGCGCCGCCCGTGCTGATGCTCAGCGCGGATGGACTGGGCGCCAACCAGTTCAGCGCCCGCACCATGCCGGGACTCTGGGCGCTGTCGGAACAGGGCCGGCGCGGGGAGGGCCTGCCGCCCTTCCCCGCCACCACCTTCAACGGCCATGTGAGCCTGGCCACGGGCTGCTGGCCCGAGCATCACGGCGTTGTCGCCAACGGCTACCTGGACCCGGCCACGAAGGCCCTGGTCCCCACGGCTTCCCGCACCGAGGATGTCCAGCGGGAGCCGCTCTGGGTGGCCGCCACCCGCAGCGGCGTGCGCACAGCCGTCTTCCAGTGGGTGGGCGCCACGGGTCCCTGGGAGGGCGTCAGCCCCTGGCGCCTCGAGACCTTCCGCGCGGGGCGGCCGGATTCGGAGGCCCTCGCCTTCAGCGAAGCCGCCCTCAAGGACGGCGCCGGGCTCGTCATGACCTACCTTTCCGGCACCGACGAGGAGGGCCACCTCCAGGGCCCCCACAGTGCCGAGGCCGAGGCCAAGCTGAAGCGCATGGATGAAGAGCTGGCGCCCTGGCTCCGTCGCATGCAGGTCGAACATCCTGGCCTGCGCGTGATCGTCGCCGCGGACCACGGCATGGCGCCCATGCGCCGCCGGATCCACCTGCCCACGCTGCTGGACGGCATCGGCAGCGAGCTCATCACCCATGGGGGCAGCGCCTACATCTACCTGCAGAATCCCAAGGATGCGCCCCGGGCCTTGGCCCGCCTGCGCCGGGCCGGGCTCCAGGCCTGGACCCGGGACCGCGTGCCCACCCGGTACCACCTGTCGGGAAACCCCCGGGTGGGTGACCTGGTGGTGCTGGCCAAGGAGGGACAGTGGCTCTCCAAGGCCCGGTCCAGCCGCGAGGAGCAGGATGAGCGCCATGGCCGCCACGGCGCCCACGCCTATACCTCCGAGACCCCGGCCATGCACACCTGGCTCATCGTGCTCGGCGCCGGCCGCGGCTCCCTCGGTCCGGTGCCGCTCTGGGACCTCGCGCCCACCGTGGCCTCCTGGTTGGATATCCGCTGGGCCCGACGGCCGGACGGGAAGGCCGTGCCCAGCCTGGTGAAGTGA
- a CDS encoding class I SAM-dependent rRNA methyltransferase, with the protein MNLPRWPYPLLRLKPGKEGLMSKRHPWVFSGAVARPSEFHLVRLADDSGQVLGVGTASPANPLAARIFRFEDAPLDEAFFRARFESALALRKELGLWHPEGGCRWIFGEGDGLPGLVVDRYAQALVLQVGTAGLELLREIWWPILFEIGKREGLTAFVERSQSGRREEGLDPVNRLLKGSLSGPITVQEGGARLTVDLLRGQKTGFFLDQREHRLQLGRVAQGRRVLNAFGYTGGFSIHAGLGGAAEVATLDISAAALDQAERDWAANGLDPAAHLRMEGDAFELMRQLEPMAWDRVIVDPPAFAKQRKDVDKAFKAYKDVFRLGARATAPGGMLWCFSCSQHLDRMRFQEAVWTALLEAGREARVLAHLGQPSDHPYSLNHPEGFYLKGLWLSVD; encoded by the coding sequence ATGAACCTGCCGCGTTGGCCCTACCCCCTGCTCCGACTGAAGCCCGGCAAAGAGGGGCTGATGTCCAAGCGCCACCCCTGGGTCTTCTCCGGGGCCGTGGCGCGGCCTTCGGAATTCCACCTCGTGCGGCTGGCCGATGATTCCGGGCAGGTGCTCGGCGTCGGCACGGCGAGCCCGGCGAACCCTCTGGCGGCCCGGATCTTCCGCTTCGAGGACGCGCCCCTCGACGAGGCGTTTTTCCGTGCCCGCTTCGAATCAGCCCTGGCCCTGCGCAAGGAGCTGGGCCTGTGGCATCCGGAAGGCGGCTGCCGCTGGATCTTCGGCGAAGGCGACGGCCTGCCGGGGCTGGTGGTGGATCGCTACGCCCAGGCCCTGGTGCTCCAGGTGGGTACGGCAGGGTTGGAGCTCCTGCGCGAGATCTGGTGGCCCATCCTCTTCGAGATCGGCAAGCGCGAGGGCCTGACCGCCTTCGTGGAGCGCAGCCAGTCCGGCCGCCGGGAGGAAGGGCTCGATCCCGTGAACCGCCTGCTGAAAGGCAGCCTGAGCGGCCCCATCACGGTCCAGGAAGGGGGCGCGCGTCTCACCGTGGATCTCCTGCGCGGACAGAAGACGGGTTTCTTCCTGGATCAGCGGGAGCACCGGCTCCAGCTGGGCCGGGTGGCCCAGGGGCGGCGTGTCCTCAACGCCTTCGGCTATACCGGCGGCTTCAGCATCCACGCGGGTCTGGGCGGTGCTGCGGAGGTGGCCACCCTCGACATCAGCGCGGCGGCCCTGGACCAGGCGGAGCGTGATTGGGCCGCCAATGGCCTGGATCCCGCCGCGCACCTCCGCATGGAGGGCGATGCCTTCGAGCTGATGCGGCAACTGGAACCCATGGCCTGGGACCGCGTCATCGTGGATCCTCCTGCTTTCGCCAAGCAGCGCAAGGATGTGGATAAGGCCTTCAAGGCCTACAAGGATGTCTTCCGCCTCGGCGCCCGGGCCACCGCGCCCGGTGGCATGCTCTGGTGCTTCTCCTGCAGCCAGCACCTGGACCGGATGCGGTTCCAGGAAGCCGTGTGGACGGCCCTGCTGGAGGCCGGCCGCGAGGCCCGCGTGTTGGCCCATCTGGGCCAGCCCAGCGACCATCCCTATTCGCTCAACCATCCCGAAGGGTTCTACCTCAAGGGGCTGTGGCTGAGCGTGGACTAA
- the ttcA gene encoding tRNA 2-thiocytidine(32) synthetase TtcA: MSNPCALPSLALPPTEAELKALPQLEKKIARRVGETNAAYKLIEEGDRILVAVSGGKDSWALLDVLERLRKRAPVTFQVEAVTVDPGFPQFNPDPIAETCERLGVPHHIIPAPIDKMVRAKPEELPCIICSRLRRGVLYSFAKQHGYSKIALGHHLDDLIETLLINLFFEGRLSTMPLRLVSDDGANTVIRPLGTCEEKDLQRYAWLRGFPIVPCGCPLCGCSSLESRRKQVKELIAAMETSIPRLKASMLGAMGNVKLSHLLDLNLGALHAKGVDEAVERLG, translated from the coding sequence ATGAGCAATCCCTGCGCCCTCCCCAGCCTGGCCCTGCCGCCCACCGAAGCCGAGCTCAAGGCCCTGCCCCAACTCGAGAAGAAGATCGCCCGCCGCGTGGGCGAGACCAATGCCGCCTACAAGCTCATCGAAGAGGGCGACCGCATCCTCGTGGCCGTCAGTGGCGGCAAGGATTCCTGGGCCCTGCTGGATGTCCTGGAGCGGCTGCGCAAGCGGGCCCCTGTGACCTTCCAGGTCGAGGCCGTCACCGTGGATCCAGGCTTCCCCCAGTTCAATCCCGATCCCATCGCCGAGACCTGTGAGCGCCTGGGGGTGCCCCACCACATCATCCCCGCCCCCATCGACAAGATGGTGCGCGCCAAGCCCGAAGAGCTGCCCTGCATCATCTGCTCGCGGCTGCGCCGCGGCGTGCTCTACTCCTTCGCCAAGCAGCATGGCTACTCGAAGATCGCCCTGGGCCACCACCTGGACGACCTGATCGAGACCCTGCTCATCAACCTGTTCTTCGAGGGCCGCCTGAGCACCATGCCCCTGCGCCTGGTGAGCGACGACGGCGCCAACACCGTCATCCGCCCGCTTGGCACCTGCGAGGAGAAGGACCTCCAGCGCTACGCCTGGCTGCGCGGCTTCCCCATCGTGCCCTGCGGCTGCCCCCTCTGCGGCTGCTCCAGCCTGGAGAGCCGCCGCAAGCAGGTGAAGGAGCTCATCGCCGCCATGGAGACGAGCATCCCCCGCCTGAAAGCCTCCATGCTCGGCGCCATGGGCAATGTGAAGCTGAGCCACCTGCTGGACCTGAACCTCGGCGCCCTGCACGCCAAGGGCGTGGACGAGGCCGTGGAGCGGCTGGGCTAG